TTTCCAGATTTTCAACTGTCGACCCTGAGCATCTTTGGCCGTAGATAACACACGATAAGCGGCCATAGAGCGTGCATACTGCGGATCGTTTTCATCATCAGTCCAGTGCAGTGCTACTTCACCGGGACGCACGAAACAGCACATGTTATCGATATGCCCGTCAGTTTCGTCGTTGTACACGCCCTCTTCCAGCCAGATAATCGTCGAGATGCTGAGGTAATCACGCATCAGCTGTTCGATTTCCGCCTTGCTCAGGTGCGGGTTACGGTTCGGATTGAGTAAACATTCTGCTGTGGTCAACAGCGTGCCTTCACCATCGACATGGATCGAGCCACCTTCCAGAATCAGCGGAGCGGCATAGCGTGCCGTCTGATGATAGTCCAGCACCTGTGCAGCGACGTTCTCATCCTGATGCCAGTCTTCATACAGACCGCCCAGCTCGCCGCCCCAGGCGTTGAACTGCCAGTCGATACCCCGACGTTCGCCAGCCTGATTCAGCACGATGGTTGGTCCGGTGTCGCGCATCCAGGCGTCGTCGCTTTCCATTTCCACCAGTGCAACATTTACTGGCATGACTTTTTGCGCATCCGCCATGTAACGTGCAGGCACGCCCATGATAACGGGTGTGTTCTGGGCGATGGCTTCCGCCACCCGCGCGAACGTTTTCTGCGCCGGAACGCCCTGTTCGCGCCAGTTATCGGTACGATACGGCCAAATCATCCACACGGCGTCATGCGGAGCCCATTCGGCAGGCATCACAAAACCATCCTGCTGCGGCGTGGTGAGAGGGGAAGTCGCTAACTGTGGCATCACTTATCTCCGGGTCTTACCGTCAGAGCTGGCAATCGTGCCGTACATTTCCGGGCGACGATCGCGGAACAGGCCCCATGAGGCACGCTGTGCCGCAATGGCTTCTAAATCAAATTCATGCACCAGAATCGCTTCATCCGTTTTATTGGCCTGTGCCAGCAGCGCACCCGTTTGATCGGCAATGAAAGATGAACCGTAGAACGTCATTTCCAGACCGTCGATGTATTTACTGGCTTCCGTACCGATACGGTTGGAGGCGATCACTGGCACCAGATTCGCGGCGGCGTGACCTTGCTGAACGCGGGTCCAGTGCGGCTGGCTGTCGATATCCGGGTAAGCCGGTTCGGAACCAATGGCCGTCGGATAAAAAATCAGCTCTGCGCCTTGCAACGCCAGGCTGCGTGCGGTTTCCGGGAACCACTGATCCCAGCAAATACCCACGCCGATTTTCGCGTAGCGTGTCTGCCAAACTTTGAAGCCGGTATCGCCCGGAATGAAAAATTGCTTCTCCTGATACGCCGGACCATTAGGAATGTGCGTTTTGCGATAAACGTCCAGCACGGAACCATCTGCGTCAATCATCACCAGCGAGTTGTAATAGGCATTATTGGCACGCTCAAAGAAGCTCAACGGCAACACCACATTCAGCTCCGCCGCCAGTGCGGAAAAATGCTTAATCAGCGGGCTGGTTTCCAGCTCCTGCGCCAGCGCATAGTGCTCCGGGCTTTGATCGATACAGAAATACGGTGCGGCAAACAGTTCCTGAATCAGGATAACCTGCGCGCCTTTTGCATGCGCTTGTCGCACCAGTTTTTCAGCGTTTTCGATATTCTTGGGCAGATCCCAGGAACACGCCATTTGTGTTGCGGCAACGGTAACTTTTTTCATGCGAAAACCTCAATAATAACGATATATACCCGCCCTTTCTCACCGGCAAGTATCAGCAATCAGTGTTTCTCTCGGCCACGATTATACATCGGCACTAACCGGCGCGGCCTTAACGAGACGCGGGATAGGTTATGCGACTTGTAGGCGATGCAAGCCAGACAGATCCAGTGATTGACGCGCTTGCCACAGGTCAAAATCACGCTGCATTCCCAGCCACACGTCAGCGGTTCCACCCAGAACGATCGCTAAACGCAGCGCCATTTCAGGTGATATATCTGCTTTTTTCGCGATCAAACGTTGCACCGTTGACGGAGCAACGTTCAATGCCTTTGCCAGCCTACGAGCACTCAAATCAAGTGACTCCATAGACTCTTTTACCAGCCCCCCTGGATGGGGGGGATTAAACATTTTACCCATCAGTGATAATCCTCCAGATTAACGATATAGACATCACCACCTACAAACTCGAAAGTGATACGCCAGTTTCCAGTCACGGTGATTGACCATATCCCTTGCTTGTTCCCTTTTAGGGAATGCAGGTTAAACCCAGCAATAT
The window above is part of the Pectobacterium araliae genome. Proteins encoded here:
- the aguA gene encoding agmatine deiminase — encoded protein: MPQLATSPLTTPQQDGFVMPAEWAPHDAVWMIWPYRTDNWREQGVPAQKTFARVAEAIAQNTPVIMGVPARYMADAQKVMPVNVALVEMESDDAWMRDTGPTIVLNQAGERRGIDWQFNAWGGELGGLYEDWHQDENVAAQVLDYHQTARYAAPLILEGGSIHVDGEGTLLTTAECLLNPNRNPHLSKAEIEQLMRDYLSISTIIWLEEGVYNDETDGHIDNMCCFVRPGEVALHWTDDENDPQYARSMAAYRVLSTAKDAQGRQLKIWKLPAPGPLYATKEEAQGVDSGDAVERLAGSRLAGSYVNFLISNQQIVFPLLDEKTDEVARDLLQQMFPGYLISGVPAREILLGGGNIHCITQQIPAVK
- the aguB gene encoding N-carbamoylputrescine amidase yields the protein MKKVTVAATQMACSWDLPKNIENAEKLVRQAHAKGAQVILIQELFAAPYFCIDQSPEHYALAQELETSPLIKHFSALAAELNVVLPLSFFERANNAYYNSLVMIDADGSVLDVYRKTHIPNGPAYQEKQFFIPGDTGFKVWQTRYAKIGVGICWDQWFPETARSLALQGAELIFYPTAIGSEPAYPDIDSQPHWTRVQQGHAAANLVPVIASNRIGTEASKYIDGLEMTFYGSSFIADQTGALLAQANKTDEAILVHEFDLEAIAAQRASWGLFRDRRPEMYGTIASSDGKTRR
- a CDS encoding HigA family addiction module antitoxin — its product is MGKMFNPPHPGGLVKESMESLDLSARRLAKALNVAPSTVQRLIAKKADISPEMALRLAIVLGGTADVWLGMQRDFDLWQARQSLDLSGLHRLQVA
- a CDS encoding type II toxin-antitoxin system RelE/ParE family toxin yields the protein MIKGFKHKGLKKFFETGSTVGIDAKQSEKLAYRLAVLDNAKQIEGINIAGFNLHSLKGNKQGIWSITVTGNWRITFEFVGGDVYIVNLEDYH